The sequence CGCTGTGGAGGCGATGCTCGCCGACGACGTGGTGTTCCGCAGTCCCGTCGCGTTCACACCCTACGAGGGCAAGGCCATCACATCGGCGATCCTGCGCGCCGTCGTCGAGGTGTTCGAGGATTTCCGCTACGTGCGTGAGATCGGTGCCGCCGACTCGGTCGACCATGCCTTGATGTTCGAGGCGAAGGTCGACGGGCTGGCGATCACGGGGTGTGACTTCCTGCGTTTCGACGACGACGGGAAGATCGTCGACTTCATGGTGATGGTGCGTCCGCTCCGGGCGGCCGAGGCGCTTGCTCGTGAGATGGGAGCGCGTTTCGAGGACATCGCGAAAACCG is a genomic window of Gordonia sp. SID5947 containing:
- a CDS encoding nuclear transport factor 2 family protein is translated as MPSFREAIDARDLDAVEAMLADDVVFRSPVAFTPYEGKAITSAILRAVVEVFEDFRYVREIGAADSVDHALMFEAKVDGLAITGCDFLRFDDDGKIVDFMVMVRPLRAAEALAREMGARFEDIAKTAAAGGASHPA